In Propionicimonas paludicola, a single window of DNA contains:
- a CDS encoding glycosyltransferase — protein MSGPAHRLPVPCFDHVLALSDRHGIFEHARGKVPRVELGYCTDDVSRALSVVIPHASGNPQLDRLSGTYLAFLDHAVVSDGLVHNRMSSEGKWTDEPGLGDWWGRALGGLGSAARFARTAGSQTRAIRAFTRAAKTRSPHVRSAAFAAIGACDLLRVNPENDSVRVLLADCLDLIPRRPGTEWDWPEPRLRYANGALCDALILGGIRLRQPVTVRHGLTMLRTLLRLETGVGGRLSLAGTGGRGPEDRRPLWDQQPIEAAAIANACLHAFEVTGDLSWVHGVRLAWGWFIGENDSHSVMYEPGDGAGHDGLEQFGHNSNCGAESTLAALSTLQCAIAITAVRR, from the coding sequence ATGAGCGGCCCGGCCCATCGGCTTCCGGTCCCCTGCTTCGACCATGTGCTGGCACTGTCGGATCGGCACGGCATCTTCGAACACGCCCGCGGCAAGGTCCCGCGGGTCGAGCTCGGCTACTGCACCGACGACGTCAGTCGGGCGCTCTCGGTGGTGATCCCACATGCCTCCGGCAACCCGCAGCTCGACCGGCTGAGCGGGACCTACCTGGCTTTCCTCGACCACGCCGTGGTCAGCGACGGACTGGTCCACAATCGGATGTCCAGCGAGGGGAAATGGACCGACGAACCCGGCCTGGGCGACTGGTGGGGACGCGCCCTGGGCGGCCTGGGATCGGCAGCTCGCTTCGCCCGAACGGCCGGCTCCCAGACCCGGGCCATCCGCGCTTTCACCCGGGCGGCCAAGACTCGCTCGCCGCACGTCCGCTCGGCCGCCTTCGCCGCCATCGGCGCCTGTGACCTCCTGCGGGTCAACCCGGAGAACGACTCGGTGCGAGTGCTCCTCGCCGACTGCCTGGACCTGATCCCCCGCCGGCCCGGCACCGAATGGGACTGGCCCGAACCTCGGCTGCGCTACGCCAATGGCGCACTGTGCGATGCCCTGATCCTCGGCGGGATCCGGCTACGGCAGCCGGTCACCGTGCGCCACGGCCTGACCATGCTGCGAACCCTGCTCCGGCTCGAGACCGGGGTCGGTGGCCGACTCTCGCTGGCCGGCACCGGCGGTCGCGGCCCCGAGGACCGTCGCCCCTTGTGGGACCAGCAGCCGATCGAGGCCGCGGCCATCGCCAATGCCTGCCTGCATGCCTTCGAAGTGACCGGTGATCTGTCCTGGGTACACGGCGTGCGACTGGCCTGGGGATGGTTCATCGGCGAGAACGACTCACACTCGGTGATGTACGAGCCCGGGGACGGCGCCGGCCACGACGGCCTGGAGCAGTTCGGCCACAACAGCAACTGTGGCGCCGAGTCCACGCTGGCCGCCTTGAGCACCCTGCAGTGCGCGATCGCCATCACCGCGGTCCGCCGATGA
- a CDS encoding glycosyltransferase, whose protein sequence is MTTYGFLSTYPPTRCGLATFTAALVNAISANGSDTCVVVRVDDLVPAGPSLPGPRIRLAGTLHPDNPQSTAQAAAQLNRCDVAIVQHEYGIYGGPDGDQVLDLLARLRTPSIIVLHTVLAEPTQHQREVLMLACNFVDTVVVMTHRAQALLVSDYAIPAERIQLIPHGVDPWLAGPEAVDCDRPTVLTWGLLGPGKGIEWGIRALAELRDLSPHVRYRVLGQTHPKVLREQGDRYRSGLLDLAAMLGVSDDVEIDGRYQASEELADAVASADLVLLPYDSIDQSTSGVLTEAVAAGKVVIATRFPHAVELLSDGRGLLVEHQNPSEIAATIREVLSNPSYAAAAQTRASTEAERNSWANVADRYRALVAGPARTSISA, encoded by the coding sequence GTGACAACCTATGGATTTCTGAGCACCTACCCTCCGACCAGATGTGGCCTGGCCACCTTCACCGCTGCCCTCGTCAACGCGATCTCCGCCAACGGCTCCGACACCTGCGTGGTGGTCCGAGTCGATGATCTGGTCCCGGCTGGGCCTTCGCTGCCCGGACCGCGGATTCGGCTGGCCGGCACCCTGCATCCGGACAACCCACAGAGCACGGCACAGGCCGCAGCCCAGCTCAACCGGTGCGATGTCGCCATCGTCCAGCATGAGTACGGCATCTATGGCGGACCCGACGGTGATCAGGTGCTCGACCTGCTGGCCAGACTGCGCACACCGAGCATCATCGTGCTGCACACCGTGTTGGCCGAGCCGACCCAGCATCAGCGCGAGGTGCTGATGCTGGCCTGCAACTTCGTGGACACCGTGGTGGTGATGACCCACCGAGCCCAGGCCCTCCTCGTTTCCGACTACGCGATCCCGGCTGAACGGATCCAGCTGATCCCACACGGCGTCGACCCCTGGCTGGCCGGCCCGGAGGCAGTGGACTGCGATCGTCCGACCGTCCTGACCTGGGGCCTCCTCGGCCCGGGCAAGGGCATCGAGTGGGGCATCCGGGCGCTGGCCGAGCTGCGCGACCTGAGCCCCCACGTCCGCTACCGGGTGCTCGGCCAAACCCACCCCAAGGTGCTGCGCGAACAGGGCGACCGCTATCGGTCGGGTCTGCTCGACCTGGCCGCAATGCTGGGAGTGAGCGACGATGTCGAAATCGACGGACGCTACCAGGCCAGCGAGGAGCTGGCGGACGCCGTCGCAAGCGCCGACCTGGTCCTGCTGCCGTACGACTCGATCGACCAGTCGACCTCAGGAGTGCTGACCGAAGCCGTCGCCGCCGGCAAGGTGGTGATTGCCACCCGGTTCCCGCACGCGGTCGAGTTGTTGTCCGATGGACGTGGGCTCCTCGTCGAGCACCAGAACCCCAGCGAGATCGCCGCCACCATCCGAGAGGTGCTGAGCAACCCGAGCTACGCCGCAGCGGCGCAGACCCGGGCCAGCACCGAGGCCGAGCGAAACAGCTGGGCCAACGTCGCCGATCGGTACCGGGCACTGGTGGCCGGTCCGGCCCGAACCAGCATCTCCGCATGA
- a CDS encoding sulfatase-like hydrolase/transferase — protein MGTSEHKRGSQWVRATRWALFGAASVLLALAGWIRYRFGEITFDQTLLNLRGERAGNSTLFSEAVLVCVVAPLSVLAVMAALVSWRRPAAQSQPSRRFRRHPVLPGALSLGVALAILFTVTGLPQYASALLGDASFSSYYVVPQAQRTQPHPRNLVTIYLESGENTYADAHLFGKNLLADLDQATVGWSAYQGLQQFPGGGWTMAGLIGTQCGVPVKSELLTPEVNHNVFGEEVEHYLPGARCLGDVLHDSGYTSVFVGGANTAFAGKGTFLHDHGYDFVYGLEHWEAADEPRENISVWGLSDHQLAGYTIDQLRRLREAGRPFNLTMLTLDTHEPGGVYPTCTTGDELAMATAIQCSMRAVGRVIDYLRDNHFLDDTVVVVTGDHLKATAEGGFFKAELDAQQDRTVILRVWSPDGTVSFNRERADQLSLLPTTLDLLGLGSPDGRAGLGVSLIGDRPLDDTMLQLSASDYANLLNAPSKDLYQQLWKK, from the coding sequence ATGGGAACCAGCGAACACAAGCGAGGATCCCAGTGGGTGCGAGCCACCCGCTGGGCACTGTTTGGTGCCGCCTCGGTACTGCTCGCACTGGCCGGCTGGATCCGCTACCGCTTCGGCGAAATCACTTTCGATCAGACCCTGCTGAACCTTCGTGGCGAGCGGGCCGGCAACTCCACCCTGTTCAGCGAAGCCGTCCTGGTCTGTGTGGTGGCTCCACTGTCGGTGCTGGCGGTAATGGCTGCGCTCGTCAGCTGGAGAAGGCCCGCCGCGCAGTCTCAACCGTCCCGCCGATTCCGACGGCATCCGGTTCTGCCCGGCGCGCTGAGCCTCGGCGTGGCCCTGGCCATCCTGTTCACCGTGACTGGCCTGCCGCAGTATGCGTCCGCCCTGCTCGGTGACGCCAGCTTCTCCTCCTACTACGTGGTCCCGCAGGCCCAGCGGACGCAACCGCACCCGCGCAACCTGGTGACGATCTACCTGGAGTCCGGCGAGAACACCTACGCCGACGCCCACCTGTTCGGCAAGAACCTGCTCGCCGATCTCGACCAGGCCACAGTTGGCTGGTCGGCGTACCAGGGACTGCAGCAGTTCCCCGGCGGCGGCTGGACGATGGCTGGCCTGATCGGCACCCAGTGCGGCGTCCCGGTGAAGAGCGAGCTGCTCACCCCGGAGGTGAACCACAACGTCTTCGGCGAGGAGGTCGAGCACTACCTTCCGGGCGCCCGCTGCCTGGGAGACGTCCTGCACGACTCCGGCTACACCAGCGTCTTCGTGGGCGGCGCGAACACCGCCTTCGCCGGCAAGGGCACCTTCCTGCACGACCACGGCTACGACTTCGTCTATGGCTTGGAGCACTGGGAGGCGGCCGACGAGCCTCGCGAGAACATCTCGGTGTGGGGGCTGTCGGATCACCAGCTCGCCGGCTACACCATCGACCAGCTGCGCCGGTTGCGCGAGGCCGGACGCCCGTTCAACCTGACAATGCTCACCCTCGACACCCACGAGCCGGGCGGTGTCTATCCGACCTGCACCACCGGTGATGAGCTTGCCATGGCTACCGCGATCCAGTGCTCGATGCGGGCCGTCGGCCGGGTCATCGACTACCTGCGGGACAACCACTTCCTCGACGACACCGTGGTCGTGGTGACCGGTGATCATCTCAAGGCCACCGCTGAGGGCGGCTTCTTCAAGGCCGAACTCGACGCCCAGCAGGACCGCACGGTGATCCTCCGGGTGTGGAGCCCGGACGGGACGGTCAGCTTCAACCGGGAACGAGCCGACCAGCTCAGCCTGCTGCCCACGACCCTCGATCTCCTCGGGCTGGGCAGCCCGGACGGGCGCGCCGGCCTGGGCGTCTCGCTGATCGGCGATCGCCCGCTGGACGACACCATGCTGCAGCTGTCGGCGTCCGACTACGCCAACCTGCTCAATGCCCCGTCCAAGGATCTGTACCAGCAGCTCTGGAAGAAGTAG
- a CDS encoding ice-binding family protein, giving the protein MGTTVGLGTAGSYSVLGGETVTNTGPTELSGDLGVAPGTEIVGFPPGDVGGATHAGDAEAGQAKSDLTTAYNNAAGQASDESVGAELGGRTLTPGVYTASSATQITGTLTLDAQGDPGAVFIFQVGSDLTAASNSQVLLLNDAQSCHVFWQVSRSATIGTSADFVGTIMALTSITVDSGADVQGRALARNGAVTLDNNRFTNVTCATTSTSSPTPTDTATSSPTSSPTSTGSPTASPTQSDTSTASPTTSDSASPTSSASSPTAVVPVETSEAAAVGDLAFTGGGPSGPLIVVGLAASLLGVALVVAARRRRVS; this is encoded by the coding sequence GTGGGTACCACCGTCGGTCTGGGGACCGCAGGGTCCTACTCGGTGCTGGGTGGTGAGACAGTGACCAACACCGGTCCCACCGAGTTGAGTGGGGACCTGGGTGTGGCTCCCGGCACCGAGATCGTCGGGTTCCCGCCGGGCGACGTGGGCGGGGCGACCCATGCCGGCGATGCCGAGGCGGGTCAGGCGAAGTCCGACCTCACTACGGCGTACAACAACGCCGCTGGGCAGGCATCCGACGAGTCTGTTGGTGCCGAGCTCGGCGGGCGCACGTTGACTCCGGGGGTCTACACCGCGTCCAGCGCCACCCAGATCACCGGCACCCTGACCCTGGACGCCCAAGGCGATCCCGGTGCGGTGTTCATCTTCCAGGTCGGCTCGGACCTCACTGCCGCCTCCAACAGCCAGGTTCTCCTGCTCAATGACGCGCAGAGCTGTCATGTGTTCTGGCAGGTCAGCCGCTCGGCCACCATCGGAACCTCTGCCGACTTCGTCGGGACGATCATGGCGCTCACCTCGATCACCGTAGACAGCGGTGCTGACGTCCAGGGTCGTGCGCTTGCTCGCAATGGAGCCGTCACCTTGGACAACAACCGGTTCACCAACGTGACCTGCGCGACGACATCAACCTCCAGCCCGACCCCGACGGACACCGCGACCTCATCGCCGACCTCATCACCGACGTCCACCGGATCCCCGACGGCGTCACCGACGCAGAGCGACACCTCGACCGCCTCACCCACGACCTCCGACTCGGCCAGCCCGACGTCGTCCGCCAGTTCGCCGACGGCGGTCGTCCCAGTCGAGACATCAGAGGCTGCAGCAGTGGGTGACCTGGCCTTCACCGGTGGTGGCCCCTCCGGACCACTGATCGTGGTTGGGTTGGCCGCCAGCCTGTTGGGTGTGGCCCTCGTGGTCGCCGCACGTAGGCGTCGAGTCAGCTGA